From the Corythoichthys intestinalis isolate RoL2023-P3 chromosome 15, ASM3026506v1, whole genome shotgun sequence genome, one window contains:
- the nat8 gene encoding probable N-acetyltransferase camello isoform X2 — protein sequence MALVEIREYREGDGPAVRELFTLGMSEHVPTSFVHVLKQPLSQMLLVCTFCALMASSKSFLLPILAVTLLLAAARQLLVHKFNGYIDACCGADLAHIGDTYMSPPDACFWVAECEGRLVGTVSCLPNPSYPDCLELKRMSVRRGYRRTGVAKKLCRTVAEFTRARGYAGVVLVTSVVQTDAQKLYEGLGYSKVREFVEADIAAKLMNFSLFEYRLDLVQK from the coding sequence ATGGCGCTGGTGGAGATCCGCGAATACCGCGAGGGCGACGGCCCGGCGGTGCGGGAACTCTTCACTTTAGGCATGAGCGAGCACGTGCCGACGTCCTTCGTGCACGTCCTGAAGCAACCGCTGAGCCAGATGCTTCTGGTGTGCACCTTTTGCGCCCTCATGGCCAGCTCCAAGTCCTTCTTGCTGCCCATCCTTGCTGTCACACTGCTGCTGGCCGCTGCCCGCCAGCTGCTGGTCCACAAGTTCAACGGCTACATTGATGCGTGCTGTGGTGCCGACCTGGCCCACATCGGTGACACCTACATGTCGCCTCCCGACGCCTGTTTCTGGGTGGCCGAGTGCGAGGGTCGCCTTGTGGGCACCGTGTCCTGCTTGCCTAACCCCAGCTACCCGGACTGCCTGGAGCTCAAGCGCATGTCAGTGCGGCGCGGATACCGTCGTACCGGCGTTGCCAAAAAACTGTGCCGGACAGTAGCGGAGTTCACGCGAGCCAGGGGCTACGCCGGCGTGGTCCTGGTCACTTCGGTGGTCCAGACGGATGCGCAAAAGCTATACGAAGGCCTGGGCTACAGCAAGGTGCGGGAGTTTGTGGAGGCCGACATTGCTGCCAAGCTCATGAACTTCTCACTCTTTGAGTACAGATTGGACCTCGTCCAAAAGTGA
- the nat8 gene encoding probable N-acetyltransferase camello isoform X1, with amino-acid sequence MSWLFHGQPMALVEIREYREGDGPAVRELFTLGMSEHVPTSFVHVLKQPLSQMLLVCTFCALMASSKSFLLPILAVTLLLAAARQLLVHKFNGYIDACCGADLAHIGDTYMSPPDACFWVAECEGRLVGTVSCLPNPSYPDCLELKRMSVRRGYRRTGVAKKLCRTVAEFTRARGYAGVVLVTSVVQTDAQKLYEGLGYSKVREFVEADIAAKLMNFSLFEYRLDLVQK; translated from the coding sequence gcttttTCACGGGCAGCCAATGGCGCTGGTGGAGATCCGCGAATACCGCGAGGGCGACGGCCCGGCGGTGCGGGAACTCTTCACTTTAGGCATGAGCGAGCACGTGCCGACGTCCTTCGTGCACGTCCTGAAGCAACCGCTGAGCCAGATGCTTCTGGTGTGCACCTTTTGCGCCCTCATGGCCAGCTCCAAGTCCTTCTTGCTGCCCATCCTTGCTGTCACACTGCTGCTGGCCGCTGCCCGCCAGCTGCTGGTCCACAAGTTCAACGGCTACATTGATGCGTGCTGTGGTGCCGACCTGGCCCACATCGGTGACACCTACATGTCGCCTCCCGACGCCTGTTTCTGGGTGGCCGAGTGCGAGGGTCGCCTTGTGGGCACCGTGTCCTGCTTGCCTAACCCCAGCTACCCGGACTGCCTGGAGCTCAAGCGCATGTCAGTGCGGCGCGGATACCGTCGTACCGGCGTTGCCAAAAAACTGTGCCGGACAGTAGCGGAGTTCACGCGAGCCAGGGGCTACGCCGGCGTGGTCCTGGTCACTTCGGTGGTCCAGACGGATGCGCAAAAGCTATACGAAGGCCTGGGCTACAGCAAGGTGCGGGAGTTTGTGGAGGCCGACATTGCTGCCAAGCTCATGAACTTCTCACTCTTTGAGTACAGATTGGACCTCGTCCAAAAGTGA